Proteins encoded in a region of the Elaeis guineensis isolate ETL-2024a chromosome 7, EG11, whole genome shotgun sequence genome:
- the LOC105048273 gene encoding BURP domain-containing protein 6, producing MARFLGFLSFFLLAVGACRAALPADLYWNSVLPNTPMPSAISDAIRPDVMANMKTAATEAQVQEDPAAALFFIEKDLRPGARMTLHFTRTTSAATFLPRKAADSIPFSSAKLPAVLARLSIDPNSNKAQAMKKTLHECEEPAIDGETKLCATSLESMVEFSTSSLGTREVRALSTTVEKESTPKQEYTVASVQKVAGPTLVACHAENYEYAVFLCHTTDARAYTVSMVGRDGTKVEAVAACHADAAALSPKAFEVLKVKPGTVPVCHFLPQNDLVWGPNK from the exons ATGGCTCGCTTCCTaggctttctttctttctttttg CTTGCAGTTGGAGCATGTCGTGCTGCTTTGCCTGCAGATCTCTACTGGAACTCAGTCTTGCCCAACACTCCCATGCCAAGTGCCATCAGCGATGCGATACGTCCTG ATGTGATGGCTAATATGAAGACCGCTGCTACAGAGGCCCAAGTCCAAGAAGACCCTGCGGCCGCGCTCTTCTTCATAGAGAAGGACTTGCGCCCCGGAGCCAGGATGACGTTGCACTTCACCCGAACCACCTCGGCCGCCACCTTTCTTCCTCGCAAAGCAGCTGACTCCATCCCTTTCTCCTCCGCCAAGCTCCCGGCGGTCCTTGCCCGCCTCTCCATCGATCCCAACTCCAACAAAGCCCAGGCGATGAAGAAGACCCTCCACGAGTGCGAGGAGCCGGCCATCGACGGAGAGACCAAGCTTTGCGCCACCTCCCTCGAGTCCATGGTGGAATTCAGCACGTCGAGCCTCGGGACTCGCGAAGTCCGGGCCCTGTCGACGACGGTGGAGAAGGAGAGCACACCGAAGCAGGAGTACACCGTCGCCAGCGTACAGAAGGTGGCCGGGCCTACTCTGGTGGCCTGCCATGCCGAGAACTATGAGTATGCCGTGTTCCTCTGCCACACCACCGACGCTCGGGCATACACGGTGTCGATGGTGGGGAGGGACGGGACGAAGGTGGAGGCGGTGGCCGCATGCCATGCCGATGCTGCAGCGCTCAGCCCGAAGGCCTTCGAGGTGCTCAAGGTGAAGCCCGGCACTGTTCCGGTCTGCCACTTCCTGCCCCAGAATGACCTCGTCTGGGGCCCCAACAAGTAG